From a single Lentisphaera profundi genomic region:
- a CDS encoding BRCT domain-containing protein produces MDIDALKEKLDQANQLYRTGGESPLSDAEYDFLLEQVNEQKFRDKVGYEIEKNKVELAVPMGSLNKIKTQAEVFDWSKSKSIALDTEICITPKYDGLSLLVYFVEGKYTGAYTRGDGLSGQDVSEHFSVNPLCDLRLPQDFTGYLIGECIMDEAKFKAKYSEKFKNPRNMVAGLLSRKTLSRELADVCYVAYGVRSSQMKHKLDQVEFCNQYINAQWKYKVLCPLYKLEDLKDSELQQVYDSEIRFQCDGLVLEINDSDLFHEIGKETNSLNPGGARAWKPESVDSLPSIVKEVVWQISKNGAAKPVIKIEPIDLAGVTISNVTGINARFIEDSGIAAGATVTVIRSGDVIPKIIAVPNPVEGANLPQFCPNCESELVWNENRVDIVCSNKTCPAMKKAALIDFFATLKADEVGEGIITSLWDAGYQSVKALLELKMEDLLKLDGFKQRKAKKVLDSMKVSIVDVPLPRLQHASNLFRGLGEKKLELLQKYDKPGLKPSLEELLEVDGYSEISSKSYLGSIDDYWLFAAELPGLTYKKVLVNTSGIFTGKTLVFTGFRSPELEEQVKAEGGKIGSSVSKKTFALVVKATGSGSSKEKKALDLGVEVWSKDQLEEKFAEVTVEVENEPKNAPLESEGKAEMVQPDLF; encoded by the coding sequence ATGGATATCGATGCGCTCAAAGAAAAGTTAGATCAAGCTAATCAATTATATAGAACTGGAGGGGAGAGTCCCTTAAGTGATGCGGAGTACGATTTTTTACTCGAGCAGGTCAATGAGCAAAAATTTCGCGATAAAGTGGGTTATGAAATAGAGAAGAATAAAGTCGAACTTGCCGTACCCATGGGTAGTCTCAATAAAATTAAAACTCAAGCAGAAGTTTTTGATTGGAGTAAATCGAAAAGCATTGCTCTAGATACCGAAATTTGTATTACACCAAAGTATGATGGTTTATCGCTCTTAGTCTATTTTGTCGAGGGAAAGTATACAGGAGCCTATACTCGTGGTGATGGCCTCTCTGGCCAAGATGTAAGTGAACATTTTTCAGTTAATCCCCTATGTGATTTGCGACTTCCGCAAGATTTTACGGGTTATTTAATTGGCGAGTGTATTATGGATGAAGCCAAATTTAAAGCTAAGTATAGTGAGAAATTTAAAAATCCGCGCAATATGGTGGCGGGCCTTTTGAGCCGCAAAACCTTAAGTCGAGAATTGGCTGATGTTTGTTACGTCGCCTATGGTGTGCGAAGCTCGCAAATGAAACATAAACTTGATCAAGTTGAGTTTTGTAATCAGTATATTAATGCTCAATGGAAGTATAAAGTTTTATGTCCCCTCTATAAACTGGAGGATTTAAAAGATAGTGAACTTCAGCAAGTCTATGACTCCGAGATTCGCTTTCAATGTGATGGTCTCGTTTTAGAGATTAATGATAGTGACTTATTCCATGAAATAGGGAAAGAAACAAATTCATTAAATCCTGGTGGTGCTCGTGCGTGGAAGCCCGAAAGTGTGGACTCTTTACCCTCTATAGTGAAGGAAGTTGTGTGGCAGATTTCAAAAAATGGTGCAGCTAAACCAGTGATCAAAATTGAGCCCATTGACTTAGCAGGAGTTACAATTTCAAATGTGACGGGTATAAATGCGCGCTTTATTGAAGATAGTGGTATTGCTGCAGGAGCAACGGTTACTGTGATTCGCTCAGGTGATGTAATCCCCAAAATCATTGCGGTGCCCAACCCTGTTGAAGGAGCGAATTTACCTCAATTTTGCCCGAACTGTGAATCAGAACTCGTATGGAATGAAAATCGGGTTGATATTGTTTGCAGTAATAAGACTTGTCCAGCGATGAAAAAAGCAGCTCTTATCGATTTTTTTGCTACGCTCAAAGCGGATGAAGTGGGTGAGGGAATTATAACGTCACTTTGGGATGCGGGTTACCAGAGCGTCAAAGCCTTGCTTGAATTGAAGATGGAAGATTTACTTAAGCTAGATGGTTTTAAGCAGCGCAAAGCTAAAAAAGTACTCGATTCAATGAAAGTATCTATCGTTGATGTTCCTCTACCACGTCTACAGCATGCGAGTAACCTCTTTCGTGGTCTTGGCGAAAAAAAGCTTGAGCTCTTACAGAAATATGACAAGCCAGGTTTAAAGCCTAGTTTGGAAGAACTATTGGAAGTTGATGGTTATTCAGAAATCAGTTCTAAATCCTACTTAGGATCTATTGATGATTACTGGCTATTTGCCGCAGAATTACCTGGCTTGACTTATAAAAAAGTATTAGTTAATACTAGTGGGATTTTCACTGGGAAAACTTTAGTTTTTACTGGCTTCCGTTCCCCGGAACTCGAAGAACAAGTGAAAGCTGAAGGAGGCAAGATTGGAAGTTCTGTGAGTAAAAAAACGTTTGCTTTAGTGGTGAAAGCCACTGGCTCGGGTTCTTCAAAAGAGAAAAAAGCTTTAGATCTAGGAGTGGAAGTCTGGAGTAAAGATCAATTGGAAGAAAAGTTTGCTGAAGTGACCGTAGAGGTAGAGAATGAGCCGAAAAATGCCCCACTCGAAAGTGAGGGAAAAGCTGAAATGGTTCAGCCGGACCTTTTTTAA
- a CDS encoding DEAD/DEAH box helicase family protein, whose product MQDFPNLEFRFTWRPYQERVLAALEEHLGDKKLHIVAAPGAGKTTLGIEVFRKLGKRALILSPTRIIRDQWIDRLGDFCNSSEDLTWTSRSLNELAVFNSVTYQALYSLLKAGVDREDSSKIQLNEKALKDVVDLLNEHKIQTLILDEAHHLRSEWWRILNEILQVKDDMTLVSLTGTPPYDSKGSEWLKYESLCGPIDEEISIPELVKAGTLCPHQDFVWACDATESEGEKVQSYDRCVEDLCQKLYKDNQFDELLKSHKVFDGEYDWDELYRVPEELIAILVLLKSKDRDLDPRILSALDLKKILVPQLGRKWWQILIQTVLFSKYLTPSASLDNYRKELKKLLRSLKLLHRNTLSIESSREVKRSLSLSSAKIEGICQIHECEFDKRGQSLRQVILTDFIRDEQVSNTEKIGEYSLGALPVFKTLKMTSSIPDDLALVCGRFNLVHVTKVDFINTNFALSADDYKKSSVDPHYLELRIPVQKATQVYTKLLMLGQIKVLIGTRSLLGEGWDAPVINSLILASSVGSFMQTNQMRGRAIRRDPHDPDKISSIWHLVAINPKSYSGWLDYFDLQGRFKTFPGLHTKDLRIETGFERLGTFTLNHATGLKESWNLKLNNRKMRQGIETIEEQGERWHQALDSKESIRIVPSLRVFKQPNVRQYHLRYSLTYLLSQLTGAFWALYESRFLVERGVGFRGFLVLVVIGTLLWKLPQSLKLLKILFSHLPVDGSLKSIGKALSESLSKEGFIKTPLLEQEISINSRVDGSFTMALKGCSFYESSLFADALAEVFSCVENPRYLISRKAKFLSFNRVDYHVVPLKLASQKKLAMSFLASWEKYLGPSELIYTRSSEGKEKLIKAKTKAFSSNFRKEVERQDLWQ is encoded by the coding sequence ATGCAGGATTTTCCTAATTTAGAATTTCGTTTTACTTGGCGCCCTTATCAAGAGCGGGTGCTTGCTGCATTGGAAGAACATTTAGGGGACAAAAAGTTACATATAGTAGCAGCCCCTGGCGCGGGTAAAACAACTTTGGGGATTGAAGTTTTTCGGAAATTGGGGAAAAGAGCTTTGATCCTTTCTCCTACGCGCATTATTCGCGATCAGTGGATTGATCGCTTGGGTGATTTTTGTAATAGCTCAGAGGATTTAACTTGGACGAGTCGCTCACTGAATGAACTAGCGGTATTTAATTCGGTGACATATCAAGCTCTTTATAGCCTATTGAAAGCAGGCGTAGATAGAGAAGATAGTTCAAAGATTCAATTGAATGAAAAGGCATTAAAAGATGTAGTTGATTTATTAAATGAACATAAGATTCAGACTCTTATTTTAGATGAAGCGCATCATTTAAGATCTGAATGGTGGAGGATTCTTAATGAGATCCTTCAAGTTAAAGACGATATGACTTTAGTTTCTTTAACAGGAACACCCCCTTACGATTCAAAAGGTAGTGAATGGCTCAAGTATGAATCATTATGCGGTCCGATCGATGAAGAGATTTCTATTCCTGAGTTAGTTAAAGCAGGAACCCTGTGTCCTCATCAAGATTTTGTTTGGGCTTGTGATGCTACAGAAAGTGAGGGCGAAAAAGTCCAATCATACGATCGATGTGTTGAGGATCTTTGTCAAAAATTGTATAAAGATAATCAATTCGATGAATTACTGAAAAGTCATAAGGTGTTTGATGGGGAATATGATTGGGATGAACTTTATCGTGTGCCGGAAGAATTAATTGCAATTCTAGTTTTATTGAAAAGTAAAGACCGAGATTTGGACCCTAGGATATTGTCGGCTTTAGATTTGAAGAAAATTTTAGTCCCTCAATTAGGAAGGAAATGGTGGCAGATTCTGATTCAAACGGTACTTTTTTCAAAATATCTGACGCCTAGTGCAAGCTTAGATAATTACCGAAAGGAACTTAAGAAGTTACTGCGTTCACTGAAGCTCTTACATAGGAATACTTTATCCATTGAGTCCTCGCGAGAAGTAAAGCGTTCGCTGTCCTTAAGCTCAGCCAAAATTGAAGGGATATGTCAGATTCATGAGTGTGAGTTTGATAAAAGAGGGCAGAGTTTAAGGCAGGTTATCCTCACGGATTTCATCCGAGATGAGCAAGTATCGAATACTGAGAAGATAGGCGAATATAGTTTAGGGGCCTTGCCAGTATTTAAAACATTGAAGATGACGAGTTCCATTCCTGATGATTTAGCTCTAGTGTGTGGGCGTTTTAATCTCGTTCATGTCACTAAAGTAGATTTTATAAATACTAACTTTGCGCTTTCGGCTGATGACTATAAAAAAAGCAGTGTCGATCCCCATTATTTAGAGCTGAGAATCCCAGTCCAAAAAGCGACGCAAGTTTACACAAAGCTATTAATGTTGGGGCAGATTAAAGTTTTGATTGGAACGCGATCTTTACTTGGAGAGGGCTGGGATGCGCCTGTGATAAACTCACTTATTTTAGCGAGTTCAGTGGGATCCTTTATGCAGACGAATCAAATGCGAGGTCGAGCCATAAGGCGAGATCCACATGATCCGGATAAAATCAGTTCTATTTGGCATTTAGTGGCAATCAATCCCAAGTCTTATTCAGGTTGGTTGGATTACTTTGATTTACAGGGGCGTTTTAAAACATTTCCTGGCTTACATACAAAGGACTTAAGGATAGAGACTGGTTTTGAACGATTAGGGACCTTTACACTTAATCATGCGACGGGTTTAAAAGAAAGCTGGAATTTGAAACTTAATAATCGTAAAATGCGTCAAGGTATAGAAACTATTGAAGAGCAAGGAGAGCGTTGGCATCAAGCTTTGGATAGCAAAGAATCCATAAGAATAGTGCCATCTCTTCGAGTATTTAAACAGCCAAACGTTAGACAATATCATTTGCGCTATAGTCTGACTTATTTATTATCTCAATTAACAGGGGCATTTTGGGCTTTATATGAAAGTCGATTTCTTGTGGAACGAGGCGTGGGTTTTCGAGGATTCCTAGTTCTTGTGGTGATCGGAACTTTATTATGGAAATTACCACAGAGTTTGAAGTTACTCAAAATCCTCTTTTCTCATCTTCCCGTAGATGGATCCTTGAAATCTATCGGTAAAGCTTTGTCAGAATCCCTAAGTAAGGAGGGCTTTATAAAAACGCCTCTTCTGGAGCAGGAAATCAGCATAAATAGCAGAGTTGATGGAAGTTTTACCATGGCTTTAAAGGGCTGTAGCTTTTATGAGTCTTCCTTATTTGCGGATGCTTTGGCAGAAGTTTTTTCTTGTGTAGAAAATCCTAGATATCTCATTTCTCGAAAAGCTAAATTTTTGAGTTTTAATCGAGTGGATTATCATGTGGTGCCTTTGAAATTAGCCAGCCAGAAAAAACTTGCGATGAGCTTTTTGGCTAGTTGGGAAAAGTATCTCGGCCCCAGCGAATTGATATACACACGTAGTTCAGAAGGTAAAGAAAAGTTGATTAAAGCAAAAACAAAGGCCTTCTCCTCTAACTTTCGTAAAGAGGTAGAACGCCAAGATTTGTGGCAGTAA
- a CDS encoding glycoside hydrolase family 15 protein — protein MSTQKTESILEQFYQEVNQTILIRQDPLTGLFPASTDINEHGDYTDAWVRDNVYTIQAVWGLAMAYRKSSVNNARAYSLEQSVVKLMRGLLQAMIRQSHKVEKFKYSQDPLDALHAKYDTQSGQTVVGDDQWGHLQLDATSIFLLMIAQMTKSGLRIIYSHDEVDFVQNLVHYIGRAYRTPDFGIWERGHKINNGMAEVNASSVGMAKAALEAMDEMNLFGDDGDQSSLIHVMGDEIARSRSTLQALLPRESYSKEVDAAVLSIVGYPAFAIEDPELRERTRKEIVQKLGGRYGCKRFLLDGHQTVMEDEHRLHYETSELKNFKDIESEWPLFFTYLMLDALFRDDKNEAREYKEKLDSLLVEKDGLKLLPELYFVPNDAVDAEKETPHSQDRVPNNNLPLIWAQSLFLLGRMIEEKVLALSDLDPLNRHSQNLEEKPKNVQVCIISMSPSVQETLASKGIPSQTLDEIEPTKIMYPNELAEILFEMGANTKLELSGRPKRRLRAMATSRLYHINGKPALFLPQYQNHQDFYLELDNRILIEEAKSEFSYISRHWTSDGQAIQALFIKADMLEGEDAPDLYQFLQDMQSDQVPHANIVDFNTAVKNTPIKSIVNVPDLPSYCPTLNSNVKPTYYLDCCPSETIELSPTTMERLAQEPSEDELIEELNTTKNLYRQAKTLVYLAKKHSLAFSCFIQNKQEDVSLHILLEEVYQHACEQRIWAIVRSIAGLLNKSHFGLDDAVTELLVRQKIVIVGRSYNKDGIINQSMNNDDIIQKIKKSCGHDSREELIHQELLIFLSYVVKQDPTLFNNMISIRTSEFIHLIVAQIASELKISQGQAFDLLVAMPPQAIQTRLKTVLAAYKEMQNNMQSLEFINYTCETQETDFNKGSIDEEFQTRVANWATWRLQNGAISKLPKSFYPKLRKILENCKGIILGNKFNSSNCIDSSLVLSSMTTGEPAFAFLADNLLNDIPAADYRHLCIESLSAIGAFSIANPSLKFDDYIVLDVIIGHAVRLNWLHKYPAQAQHYQERKAQAWELIYQSSPQRVAASIIDAIKFLLTQ, from the coding sequence ATGAGTACACAAAAGACTGAATCTATTCTCGAGCAATTTTACCAAGAAGTGAATCAAACCATTCTAATTCGTCAAGATCCTTTAACTGGACTCTTCCCCGCCAGTACAGATATTAATGAACACGGCGACTACACCGATGCTTGGGTAAGAGATAACGTCTACACCATCCAGGCCGTTTGGGGACTCGCCATGGCCTACCGCAAATCATCCGTCAATAATGCGCGGGCCTATTCTTTGGAACAATCCGTTGTCAAACTCATGCGCGGCTTGCTACAAGCTATGATTCGTCAATCTCACAAAGTCGAAAAATTTAAATATAGCCAAGATCCTCTCGATGCGCTTCACGCAAAATATGATACCCAATCAGGACAGACTGTTGTCGGTGATGATCAATGGGGTCACTTACAATTAGATGCGACTTCCATCTTCCTCTTAATGATTGCTCAAATGACAAAATCTGGCTTGCGTATTATTTATAGTCATGACGAAGTCGATTTTGTCCAAAACCTCGTTCATTATATTGGTCGCGCCTACAGAACTCCCGATTTCGGCATTTGGGAACGTGGACACAAAATCAATAATGGCATGGCAGAAGTTAATGCCAGCTCTGTCGGCATGGCAAAAGCTGCTTTAGAAGCCATGGACGAAATGAATCTCTTTGGCGACGATGGCGATCAATCCTCTTTGATTCATGTAATGGGCGACGAAATCGCTCGCTCACGCAGCACTCTACAAGCCTTATTGCCCCGTGAATCTTATTCCAAAGAAGTCGATGCAGCTGTACTCAGTATTGTTGGCTATCCCGCTTTTGCTATTGAAGACCCTGAACTTCGAGAACGTACTCGCAAAGAAATTGTACAAAAACTTGGCGGTCGCTACGGCTGTAAAAGGTTTTTACTCGATGGTCACCAAACAGTCATGGAAGACGAGCACAGACTTCATTACGAAACAAGTGAACTCAAGAATTTTAAAGATATCGAATCTGAGTGGCCGCTCTTTTTTACCTATTTAATGCTTGATGCTCTGTTTCGCGATGATAAAAACGAAGCCCGTGAATACAAAGAAAAACTCGACTCACTCTTAGTCGAAAAAGATGGTTTGAAACTTTTACCAGAACTCTACTTTGTCCCCAACGATGCCGTTGATGCCGAAAAAGAAACTCCCCATAGCCAAGACCGAGTCCCCAATAATAATCTTCCTCTTATCTGGGCTCAAAGTCTATTCTTACTCGGTAGAATGATTGAAGAAAAAGTTTTAGCACTCAGTGATTTAGATCCTCTCAATAGGCATTCACAAAATCTGGAAGAAAAGCCTAAAAATGTCCAAGTCTGCATCATTTCCATGTCGCCTTCTGTACAAGAAACTTTGGCTTCGAAAGGGATCCCAAGTCAAACTTTAGATGAAATTGAACCCACAAAAATAATGTACCCAAATGAACTGGCTGAAATCCTTTTTGAAATGGGTGCTAATACGAAGCTCGAACTCAGCGGACGACCAAAACGCCGCTTACGCGCCATGGCAACTTCACGCCTCTACCACATCAATGGTAAACCTGCATTATTTTTACCACAGTACCAAAATCACCAAGACTTTTACTTAGAATTAGATAACCGTATACTTATTGAAGAAGCTAAATCTGAATTTTCTTACATAAGTCGTCATTGGACGAGTGATGGCCAGGCAATCCAAGCACTCTTTATCAAAGCTGATATGCTCGAAGGTGAAGATGCTCCTGATTTGTATCAGTTTTTACAAGACATGCAGTCTGATCAGGTTCCACATGCAAATATCGTAGACTTTAATACGGCCGTAAAAAACACGCCTATAAAATCTATTGTGAATGTTCCTGACCTTCCTTCATACTGTCCAACTCTCAACTCCAATGTGAAACCTACGTATTATTTAGATTGTTGCCCTAGCGAGACAATTGAACTCTCTCCCACAACAATGGAACGTTTAGCTCAAGAACCTAGCGAAGATGAGCTGATTGAGGAGCTCAATACCACAAAAAATCTTTATCGCCAGGCAAAAACCTTAGTCTACCTAGCTAAGAAGCACTCATTAGCTTTCTCTTGTTTCATCCAAAACAAACAAGAAGACGTATCATTACATATCTTATTGGAAGAAGTTTATCAACACGCGTGCGAACAACGAATCTGGGCAATTGTTCGTAGTATTGCTGGACTACTAAACAAATCTCATTTTGGTTTAGATGATGCGGTCACAGAATTACTGGTTAGACAAAAAATTGTCATTGTTGGGCGATCTTACAATAAAGACGGCATTATCAACCAATCCATGAATAATGATGATATCATTCAAAAAATCAAAAAGAGTTGTGGCCACGATAGCCGCGAAGAACTCATTCACCAAGAGTTACTCATATTCTTGAGCTACGTCGTAAAACAAGACCCCACACTCTTCAATAATATGATCTCTATTCGCACGAGTGAATTCATTCACTTAATCGTGGCTCAAATTGCATCAGAATTAAAAATATCACAAGGCCAGGCCTTCGATCTCTTGGTCGCTATGCCTCCACAAGCAATTCAAACTCGTCTAAAAACAGTTTTAGCCGCATACAAAGAAATGCAAAATAATATGCAGAGCCTTGAGTTTATTAACTATACTTGTGAAACTCAAGAAACTGATTTCAATAAGGGCAGCATTGATGAAGAGTTCCAAACTCGCGTCGCAAACTGGGCTACATGGCGCTTGCAAAATGGCGCTATTTCAAAACTCCCTAAAAGCTTTTATCCTAAACTTCGCAAAATCCTAGAGAATTGTAAGGGCATTATTCTGGGGAATAAGTTTAATAGCTCAAACTGTATCGATTCATCTTTAGTTTTGAGTTCTATGACTACTGGCGAACCTGCTTTTGCTTTTCTTGCAGATAACCTTCTCAACGATATCCCCGCTGCAGATTACCGCCATTTGTGTATCGAATCATTAAGTGCCATTGGCGCTTTCTCCATTGCCAATCCTAGCCTTAAATTCGATGATTATATCGTGCTTGATGTGATCATTGGCCATGCTGTCAGACTCAATTGGCTCCACAAATACCCTGCTCAAGCTCAGCATTACCAAGAGCGCAAAGCTCAGGCCTGGGAATTAATCTACCAAAGCTCGCCTCAAAGAGTGGCGGCCAGTATCATTGACGCCATCAAGTTCTTATTGAC
- a CDS encoding serine/threonine protein kinase produces the protein MNKKMPKVLKSSTNYKILNLIAAGGMGEVYEAEILGAEGFTKKVAIKTLLADMDEDQRFIDMFISEAKLVSNLVHENIVQIYQLERAPFGHFIVMELVEGIGLHDMIDRLREDNLALPYPLAVFIASRIARGLAYAHNRCDINKSNLGIVHRDICPNNILVTKEGLPKLTDFGIAKALSNSITSNDQCLMGKLVYMAPEQARKEKVDKRVDIYALGMVLFELLSGNFSRDAENESELFELACAGAVNMDALPDDLPTELENILFRAIQVEPCDRFQTADEMCTALEYFIYKDGYGPTIVSMENFMKKFFPDLYD, from the coding sequence ATGAATAAAAAAATGCCAAAGGTTTTAAAATCGAGTACCAATTACAAGATTTTAAACCTCATTGCAGCTGGCGGAATGGGGGAAGTCTACGAAGCAGAAATACTTGGTGCTGAGGGCTTCACCAAAAAAGTAGCCATCAAAACACTTTTAGCCGACATGGACGAGGACCAACGCTTTATAGACATGTTCATCTCTGAAGCCAAACTTGTCTCGAATTTAGTCCATGAAAATATAGTTCAAATTTACCAACTCGAACGCGCACCCTTTGGTCACTTCATTGTTATGGAGCTCGTAGAAGGCATTGGCCTCCACGATATGATTGATCGCCTTCGCGAAGACAACCTCGCCCTGCCATATCCTTTAGCCGTATTTATCGCCAGTCGGATCGCTCGAGGCTTAGCCTATGCACACAATCGTTGCGACATCAATAAAAGTAACTTAGGCATTGTCCACAGAGACATTTGCCCCAATAATATTTTAGTCACCAAAGAAGGCTTGCCCAAACTCACTGATTTTGGTATTGCCAAAGCACTCTCAAATTCTATCACCAGTAACGATCAATGCCTCATGGGAAAACTCGTTTACATGGCACCTGAACAGGCACGAAAAGAAAAAGTTGACAAGAGAGTCGATATCTATGCTTTAGGCATGGTACTCTTCGAATTACTATCGGGTAACTTTAGCCGAGATGCTGAGAATGAATCCGAACTCTTTGAACTCGCTTGCGCCGGAGCGGTCAACATGGATGCTTTACCGGATGACCTCCCTACTGAATTAGAAAATATTTTATTTCGCGCCATTCAAGTTGAACCTTGCGACCGTTTCCAAACTGCAGACGAAATGTGTACGGCTCTGGAATATTTTATTTATAAAGATGGTTATGGCCCCACAATTGTATCTATGGAAAATTTCATGAAGAAATTTTTCCCTGATCTATATGATTAA
- a CDS encoding c-type cytochrome domain-containing protein, whose amino-acid sequence MKKLIILTSVFVGLILPAYASSEHSKKKLTYGDDLIPLFEQNCIKCHGGPDLRRKGRIMTKGDLNLTKIASIKEVIEAGKPKDSLLYTLTVTDDEDEIMPPKGRHLSTSEAQLIYKWIAQGADFADFVYVPKEQSRYAMLIDKAKPAPEALLQELNSQGAIITRVSNQGPLLRVNLRKRNIDVKLSLLLAELAPYISDLDLSHITEEIKNLDFLNDAKNLTELNLSSSNISNEAIQSISHLPNLEKINLYNTKIDDTKYIADLAALKTINISNTKISPDQVKVLKANKPKLNINYMTLPRLEPIKAKASPALKKADKPIENKVIQAEWSIIRKDNFGSTAANALIKSSFKNYTCPKHLVKDPKIKAEDLLMAFDPQALTIVYDKLDSKKDHRLKLHLLSPGSPRNINILINGFTLEQNLDLPKNQILIKELYIKAQYIKNNQIKLELKKNSGANSVLSYSELYQSKN is encoded by the coding sequence ATGAAAAAATTAATTATACTTACTTCAGTTTTTGTCGGCTTAATACTTCCTGCCTATGCAAGTAGTGAACACTCAAAGAAAAAACTTACTTATGGTGACGACCTCATCCCTCTATTTGAGCAAAATTGTATCAAATGTCATGGAGGCCCTGATTTAAGACGCAAGGGACGGATCATGACAAAGGGTGATCTCAACCTCACCAAAATTGCCTCAATCAAAGAAGTTATTGAAGCCGGCAAACCAAAAGATAGCTTACTCTACACGCTCACTGTCACTGATGATGAAGACGAAATAATGCCTCCTAAAGGGCGCCATCTAAGTACTTCTGAAGCTCAATTAATCTACAAATGGATTGCACAAGGTGCGGACTTCGCAGACTTTGTTTACGTTCCCAAAGAGCAGTCACGTTATGCCATGCTCATTGATAAAGCAAAGCCTGCACCGGAGGCTTTACTTCAAGAATTAAATTCACAAGGAGCTATTATTACCCGCGTTAGTAATCAAGGTCCTTTACTGCGAGTGAATTTAAGAAAGAGAAACATCGATGTAAAGTTAAGCTTACTTTTAGCAGAGCTTGCACCCTACATTTCGGATCTTGACTTAAGCCATATCACTGAAGAAATCAAAAACTTAGATTTCTTAAATGACGCCAAAAACCTTACTGAGCTTAACTTATCTTCATCTAATATTTCAAATGAGGCTATTCAGTCCATTAGTCATTTGCCTAACTTGGAGAAAATCAATCTATACAATACTAAAATTGATGACACAAAATATATTGCGGATCTAGCTGCTTTAAAAACAATCAATATCTCCAATACAAAAATTAGTCCGGATCAAGTAAAAGTATTAAAGGCAAACAAGCCTAAGTTAAATATTAATTACATGACGCTCCCTCGTCTTGAGCCTATCAAAGCTAAAGCAAGTCCTGCACTCAAAAAAGCCGATAAGCCTATTGAAAACAAAGTCATTCAGGCCGAGTGGTCGATAATCAGGAAAGACAATTTTGGATCTACAGCAGCGAACGCACTCATCAAGAGTAGCTTTAAGAATTATACTTGCCCTAAACATCTTGTTAAGGATCCTAAGATTAAAGCAGAAGATCTTCTCATGGCCTTTGATCCTCAGGCTTTGACCATTGTCTATGATAAACTTGATTCAAAAAAAGACCATAGACTAAAACTCCATTTACTTTCACCTGGCTCCCCGCGAAACATCAATATCTTGATCAATGGTTTCACTTTAGAACAAAATTTAGATCTCCCCAAGAATCAAATATTAATTAAAGAACTTTATATCAAAGCTCAGTACATCAAAAACAATCAGATCAAACTTGAGCTTAAAAAGAATAGCGGCGCTAACTCTGTCTTATCGTATTCAGAGCTTTATCAGTCCAAAAACTAA